Proteins encoded in a region of the Microtus ochrogaster isolate Prairie Vole_2 chromosome 19, MicOch1.0, whole genome shotgun sequence genome:
- the Rps23 gene encoding 40S ribosomal protein S23, giving the protein MGKCRGLRTARKLRSHRRDQKWHDKQYKKAHLGTALKANPFGGASHAKGIVLEKVGVEAKQPNSAIRKCVRVQLIKNGKKITAFVPNDGCLNFIEENDEVLVAGFGRKGHAVGDIPGVRFKVVKVANVSLLALYKGKKERPRS; this is encoded by the exons ATGG GCAAGTGTCGTGGTCTCCGTACTGCCAGGAAGCTCCGCAGCCACCGACGGGACCAGAAGTGGCATGACAAACAATACAAGAAAGCCCACTTGGGCACAGCCCTGAAGGCCAATCCTTTTGGAGGTGCCTCTCATGCCAAGGGAATCGTGCTGGAAAAAGT AGGAGTTGAAGCCAAGCAGCCAAATTCTGCTATCAGGAAGTGTGTCAGGGTGCAGCTCATCAAGAACGGCAAGAAGATCACAGCTTTCGTCCCCAATGATGGTTGCTTGAACTTCATTGAG gAAAACGATGAAGTTCTGGTTGCTGGATTTGGTCGAAAGGGTCATGCTGTAGGTGATATTCCTGGAGTCCGCTTTAAGGTTGTTAAAGTAGCCAACGTGTCCCTTTTGGCCCTGTacaaaggcaagaaggaaagacCAAGATCCTAA